From Pseudobythopirellula maris, one genomic window encodes:
- a CDS encoding ABC transporter ATP-binding protein, translating into MATAAQDNFVPLSDPAESMIEADGLSKFYGDFAATRDVSFQVRRGEVAAFLGPNGAGKSTTMKLLTGYLAPSTGVSRVAGFNMATDRIEGSKRLGYLPENGPLYPDMTPRSLLKFFGEARRITGQKLRDRIDAVVSQCRLESVIGKPIGKLSKGYRQRVGMAQVLLHEPDVLILDEPTAGLDPNQIREVRKLIRELGATKTVLLSTHILQEVEAMCNRVIFINEGRVAFDGTPAQLAEGVDSLDERFHELTGASKG; encoded by the coding sequence ATGGCCACCGCGGCCCAAGACAATTTCGTTCCCCTCAGCGACCCAGCCGAGTCGATGATCGAGGCGGACGGCCTGTCGAAGTTCTACGGCGATTTCGCCGCCACGCGTGACGTCTCCTTCCAGGTGCGGCGCGGCGAGGTGGCGGCGTTCCTCGGCCCGAACGGGGCCGGCAAGAGCACCACGATGAAGCTGCTCACCGGCTACCTGGCGCCCTCGACCGGGGTGTCTCGTGTGGCCGGCTTCAACATGGCGACCGACCGCATCGAGGGCTCCAAACGCCTCGGCTACTTGCCCGAGAACGGCCCGCTTTACCCGGACATGACGCCCCGCTCGCTGCTGAAGTTCTTTGGCGAGGCTCGGCGCATCACCGGCCAGAAGCTCAGGGACCGCATCGACGCGGTCGTGAGCCAATGCCGCCTCGAATCCGTCATCGGAAAGCCGATCGGCAAATTGTCGAAGGGTTACCGCCAGCGGGTCGGCATGGCCCAGGTGCTGCTGCACGAGCCGGACGTGCTGATCCTCGACGAGCCCACGGCCGGCCTCGACCCGAATCAGATCCGCGAGGTGAGAAAACTCATCCGCGAGCTGGGCGCCACGAAGACCGTGCTGCTGAGCACCCACATCCTTCAAGAGGTCGAAGCGATGTGCAACCGCGTGATCTTCATCAACGAGGGACGCGTGGCGTTCGACGGGACCCCGGCCCAACTGGCCGAAGGGGTCGACTCGCTCGACGAGCGTTTCCACGAACTCACCGGCGCGAGCAAGGGCTGA
- a CDS encoding sialate O-acetylesterase codes for MLTRIGTSVLLLMMGACAPRAGAAPLQVFVMAGQSNMSGSGHVDDLPTGYPTEVPEVLYRHSTDAEYEDWSGLKLKLTSNGAIRRWYGPEFSFGKTLNDEGLDLAIIKYSRGGTSLNSKWAPDSELRDNFFDFVDESLATLPTEGQGYEVAGFVWVQGSGDAGVEDSALEYDDNLANLINEFEGNYGEVPTIINRYHANSNRVYTDILRESQHGAADADSDLYMVNTDDLELKSDRIHFTSEMYLETGVRLANKYLQAIGQPGDYNGNGVVDAADFTLWRDTQFSDQNLIADGDGDGVVEMDDYEFWRDHFGESMGGSALRLAVPEPAAIVLLGAWAPFAVAGRARPRRAAAC; via the coding sequence ATGCTCACTCGTATCGGAACCTCGGTCTTGCTGTTGATGATGGGAGCTTGCGCCCCCCGCGCCGGGGCGGCGCCTTTGCAAGTGTTCGTCATGGCCGGGCAGAGCAATATGAGCGGTTCGGGCCACGTCGACGACTTACCCACGGGTTACCCGACCGAGGTCCCCGAGGTCCTCTACCGGCATAGCACCGACGCGGAGTACGAGGACTGGTCGGGTTTGAAGCTCAAACTCACCAGCAACGGAGCGATCCGGCGGTGGTACGGCCCCGAGTTTTCGTTCGGCAAGACGCTCAACGACGAGGGGCTCGACCTGGCGATCATCAAGTACTCGCGTGGCGGCACGAGCCTCAATAGCAAATGGGCGCCCGACTCCGAGCTCCGCGACAACTTCTTCGATTTCGTCGACGAGTCGCTGGCGACGCTCCCCACAGAAGGCCAAGGCTATGAAGTCGCCGGGTTCGTTTGGGTGCAGGGCAGCGGCGACGCGGGCGTCGAAGACAGCGCTCTCGAGTACGACGACAACCTGGCGAACCTGATCAACGAGTTCGAGGGCAACTACGGCGAGGTCCCCACGATCATCAATCGGTATCACGCCAACTCCAACCGTGTCTATACCGACATTCTCCGAGAGAGCCAGCACGGGGCGGCCGACGCCGACTCGGATCTCTACATGGTCAACACGGACGACCTCGAGCTCAAAAGTGACCGCATCCACTTCACGTCGGAGATGTACCTCGAAACGGGGGTGCGGCTGGCCAACAAGTACCTGCAAGCGATCGGGCAACCGGGCGACTACAACGGCAACGGCGTCGTCGACGCCGCCGACTTCACCCTGTGGCGCGACACCCAGTTTTCGGACCAAAACTTGATCGCCGACGGCGACGGCGACGGCGTCGTTGAGATGGACGACTACGAGTTCTGGCGTGACCACTTCGGCGAGTCGATGGGCGGATCCGCCTTGAGGCTCGCCGTTCCCGAACCAGCGGCGATTGTCTTGCTCGGGGCCTGGGCGCCGTTCGCGGTAGCCGGCCGTGCGAGACCGAGACGCGCCGCCGCTTGCTGA
- the nadB gene encoding L-aspartate oxidase, with product MATPDPRYLAAFHPKRIPHQFVDVLVIGGGIAGLRAATEVDPSLSLLIVTKDRMRESNSSYAQGGIAGVLDPEDNFDSHTSDTLAAGAELCDPAVVESVVREAPRLINELITWGAEFDENPEGELLLGREGGHSHRRIAHALGDATGQEIMRAMIHHARETLGAQIWQDTFTIDLLTSEGVCRGALVWNPNHGKTFVWAKQTILATGGAGQLYRETTNPRVATGDGHAIAYRAGAVLADMEFMQFHPTVLYIAGSSRSLITEAIRGEGAHLVDCNDHRFMPDYDERAELAPRDVVSRSIVAQMEKTKHSCVYLDMRLLGAEFIRGRFPGIAKACLEFGIDVTEELIPVRPGAHYMLGGVKVDEQGATSLPGLWAAGEATSSGLHGANRLASNSLLEGLVYGARAGAGASAAALTEPDRYQAAALENPPLEESHAWLDLADVRNSLKSLMWRAAGVWRSEESLAEAAENIDRWKQYALARQLGDPEGWELQNMLMVAELLIAAARRRTESRGVHLRSDFPESDNAAWRRRIEIVRSDAGPELSDGPLVSDPLAN from the coding sequence ATGGCGACTCCCGACCCCCGCTACCTGGCCGCATTCCACCCGAAGCGGATCCCCCACCAATTCGTCGACGTGCTGGTGATCGGCGGCGGCATCGCGGGCCTGCGGGCGGCGACGGAGGTCGACCCGAGCCTCTCGCTGCTGATCGTCACCAAGGACCGCATGCGCGAGTCCAACAGCTCCTACGCCCAGGGCGGCATCGCCGGCGTGCTCGACCCCGAGGACAATTTCGACAGCCACACGAGCGACACCCTCGCCGCCGGAGCCGAGCTGTGCGACCCGGCGGTTGTCGAGAGCGTGGTGCGCGAGGCGCCGCGGCTCATCAATGAGCTGATCACCTGGGGCGCCGAGTTCGACGAGAACCCCGAGGGCGAGTTGCTCCTCGGCCGCGAGGGGGGCCACAGCCACCGCCGCATCGCCCACGCCCTCGGCGACGCCACCGGCCAGGAGATCATGCGCGCCATGATCCACCACGCCCGCGAGACGCTCGGCGCCCAGATCTGGCAAGACACGTTCACGATCGATCTGCTGACAAGCGAGGGGGTTTGCCGCGGCGCCCTCGTCTGGAACCCCAACCACGGCAAGACCTTCGTGTGGGCCAAACAAACGATCCTCGCCACCGGCGGCGCGGGCCAGCTCTACCGCGAGACGACCAACCCGCGCGTGGCGACCGGCGACGGCCACGCCATCGCTTACCGCGCGGGCGCCGTGCTGGCCGACATGGAGTTCATGCAGTTCCACCCCACCGTGCTCTACATCGCCGGATCGAGCCGCAGCCTGATCACCGAGGCGATCCGCGGCGAGGGCGCCCACCTGGTCGACTGCAACGACCACCGCTTCATGCCGGACTACGACGAGCGGGCCGAGCTGGCGCCGCGCGACGTGGTGAGCCGCTCGATCGTCGCCCAGATGGAAAAGACTAAGCACTCCTGCGTTTACCTCGACATGCGTCTGCTCGGCGCCGAGTTCATCCGCGGCCGCTTCCCCGGCATCGCGAAGGCGTGCCTCGAGTTCGGCATCGACGTGACCGAGGAGCTGATCCCGGTCCGGCCCGGGGCCCATTACATGCTCGGCGGCGTGAAGGTCGACGAGCAGGGCGCGACCTCGCTCCCCGGCCTGTGGGCCGCCGGCGAGGCGACCAGCAGCGGCTTGCACGGCGCCAACCGGCTCGCCTCGAACAGCTTGCTAGAGGGCCTGGTGTACGGCGCCCGCGCGGGCGCCGGCGCCTCGGCCGCCGCGCTCACCGAGCCCGACCGCTACCAAGCGGCGGCGCTCGAGAACCCTCCGCTCGAGGAGTCGCACGCGTGGCTCGACCTGGCCGACGTGCGCAATTCGCTCAAGAGCCTGATGTGGCGCGCGGCGGGGGTCTGGCGGTCGGAGGAATCGCTCGCCGAGGCGGCCGAGAACATCGACCGCTGGAAGCAGTACGCCCTCGCCCGTCAACTCGGCGACCCCGAGGGCTGGGAGCTGCAGAACATGCTGATGGTCGCCGAGCTGCTGATCGCCGCGGCGCGCCGACGCACCGAGTCGCGCGGCGTCCACCTGCGAAGCGACTTCCCGGAGTCCGACAACGCCGCGTGGCGTCGGCGGATCGAGATTGTCCGCAGCGATGCGGGCCCCGAGCTCAGCGACGGCCCGCTGGTAAGCGACCCGCTCGCCAACTGA